Proteins from a genomic interval of Paenibacillus lentus:
- the pepT gene encoding peptidase T yields the protein MRDEIINRFTSYARIDTQSNEDNEICPSTPGQLTLARQLVRELQEIGMEDVSIDDNGYVMATLPGNTVKDVPVIGFLAHLDTATEFSGADVKPQIVESYDGGDILLNEAGNIVLSPREFPELHNYKGHTLITTDGTTLLGADDKAGIAEIMTAMAYLINHPEIKHGTIRVAFTPDEEIGRGPERFDVAAFGADFAYTVDGGPLGELEYESFNAATAKITCKGINVHPGTAKGKMINSTKIAMEFHAQLPAGEAPEHTEGYEGFYHLSSIKGDVEQTRLQYLIRDFDREQFEARKAKMESIAEELKAKYGHDKVVLDIRDEYYNMREKIEPVMDIVHVAAEVMRSLGIEPVMTPIRGGTDGSQLSYMGLPTPNLFTGGENYHGRFEYISVDNMLKATEVIIGIARQFEEKAQS from the coding sequence GTGAGAGACGAAATCATCAACCGATTTACCTCTTATGCCCGCATCGATACACAGTCCAATGAAGACAACGAGATTTGCCCGTCTACTCCCGGACAACTCACTTTAGCAAGACAACTGGTTCGAGAGCTTCAAGAGATCGGCATGGAGGATGTCAGCATCGACGACAATGGCTATGTCATGGCCACCCTGCCCGGCAACACGGTCAAGGACGTACCAGTCATCGGCTTTCTAGCCCATCTGGATACGGCTACCGAATTCTCCGGCGCTGATGTCAAGCCGCAAATTGTAGAAAGCTACGACGGCGGTGACATTCTACTAAATGAAGCCGGAAATATCGTGCTGTCCCCTCGGGAATTTCCGGAGCTGCACAATTATAAAGGACATACACTGATTACGACGGATGGCACCACCCTGCTCGGCGCCGACGATAAAGCGGGAATTGCCGAAATTATGACCGCGATGGCCTATTTGATTAATCACCCTGAAATCAAGCACGGCACCATCCGAGTAGCCTTTACACCAGATGAGGAAATTGGGAGAGGCCCTGAACGCTTTGACGTAGCTGCCTTCGGCGCTGATTTCGCTTATACAGTAGACGGCGGGCCTTTGGGTGAGCTGGAATATGAAAGCTTCAATGCCGCCACCGCCAAGATTACGTGCAAAGGAATAAATGTTCACCCGGGAACAGCCAAGGGCAAAATGATCAATTCCACTAAAATCGCCATGGAATTTCATGCCCAGCTTCCGGCTGGGGAAGCGCCCGAGCATACGGAGGGATATGAGGGCTTCTATCATCTTTCTTCAATAAAGGGGGACGTCGAACAAACCCGGTTGCAGTACCTCATTCGCGATTTTGACCGTGAGCAATTTGAAGCCCGCAAGGCCAAGATGGAGAGCATCGCTGAAGAGCTCAAGGCAAAATACGGCCATGACAAAGTTGTCCTCGACATCCGGGACGAATATTACAATATGCGTGAGAAAATCGAGCCCGTCATGGACATCGTTCACGTGGCCGCCGAGGTGATGAGAAGCCTCGGAATCGAGCCTGTCATGACCCCGATCCGGGGTGGTACCGATGGATCTCAGTTGTCTTATATGGGGCTGCCAACGCCTAACCTGTTTACAGGCGGTGAGAACTACCACGGCAGATTTGAGTACATCTCGGTAGACAACATGTTGAAGGCAACCGAAGTCATTATCGGCATTGCAAGGCAATTTGAGGAGAAGG
- a CDS encoding LacI family DNA-binding transcriptional regulator → MSSIKDVAKLAGVAVGTVSRVINNSGAVSPATRKKVEKAIQELNYIPNEIARNFKMRKSKMVALLLPSIWHPFFSELAYYIEDELDREGFKLMLCNSGGKPEKELYYLEMLQQNKVAGIVGITYNDIEDNVSNDIPIVSIDRHFNKNITCVTSDNYEGGRLALRELVKAGARKPAYLGSVTSVFSETMNRREGFIDEAKKLGVDYIVYEKPDPVVDDDAYFGDFLKNHRDVDGIFAITDMFAAKYIERAGREGIRVPDDVKVIGYDGIQDHPYFHPILSTIRQPVEEMARMTIRLLYKKIEGEVLDREVYLLPVKFRQGETT, encoded by the coding sequence ATGTCTAGTATTAAAGATGTAGCCAAATTAGCTGGGGTAGCTGTGGGAACTGTGTCCCGAGTTATTAATAATTCAGGCGCTGTAAGTCCTGCCACACGCAAAAAAGTAGAGAAAGCTATTCAAGAGTTGAATTATATTCCTAATGAGATTGCCCGTAATTTCAAAATGCGGAAATCCAAGATGGTAGCTCTACTGCTCCCGAGTATCTGGCATCCCTTTTTTTCTGAATTGGCTTATTACATTGAAGATGAGTTAGATCGGGAAGGCTTTAAGCTCATGCTTTGCAATAGCGGTGGCAAACCTGAAAAGGAATTGTATTATCTGGAGATGCTTCAGCAGAATAAAGTGGCAGGTATTGTAGGCATTACGTACAACGATATTGAAGATAACGTGAGCAATGATATTCCGATTGTTAGCATCGATAGACATTTCAACAAGAACATCACATGCGTCACGTCGGATAATTATGAAGGGGGGCGCTTGGCCCTAAGAGAACTCGTCAAAGCGGGGGCGAGGAAACCAGCTTATCTAGGAAGCGTCACCTCTGTTTTTAGTGAAACGATGAACCGAAGAGAAGGTTTTATCGATGAGGCAAAAAAGTTAGGTGTCGACTATATCGTATACGAAAAGCCGGATCCCGTTGTGGATGACGACGCCTATTTTGGGGATTTTTTGAAAAATCATCGTGATGTGGACGGTATTTTTGCCATAACTGATATGTTTGCTGCTAAATATATAGAAAGGGCAGGCAGAGAGGGGATCCGTGTTCCAGATGATGTGAAGGTCATTGGTTACGATGGCATTCAGGATCATCCTTATTTCCATCCTATTTTATCTACGATTAGGCAGCCTGTAGAAGAGATGGCGCGTATGACGATCAGGCTTCTTTACAAAAAGATTGAAGGTGAAGTGCTGGATCGAGAAGTTTATCTTCTTCCGGTTAAATTTAGGCAAGGTGAAACTACCTAA
- a CDS encoding ABC transporter permease — MIKPSRKTWSRMKRDYELYLFLLPIIIVYLVFKYYPMYGVQIAFKDFSPSRGIWGSEWVGFQHFIDFFDSYNFWTIMNNTLTLSFLSLIFSFPAPIIIAIMLNQMLGKRYKKFIQTVIYAPHFISTVVLVGMLHVFLSPNSGIVNHFIAWLGGEPILFMANEGWFRPLYILSGIWQETGFSTIIYLAALAGVNPELHEAATMDGASKWKRVWNVDIPSILPTIVILLILALGNIMSIGFEKAFLMQSDLNYATSNIIPTYVYEMGIQKAQYSFSTAVGLFNSMINIVLIVTVNRVAKKMTETSLW; from the coding sequence ATGATCAAACCCAGTCGTAAAACATGGAGCCGAATGAAACGCGATTATGAGCTGTACCTGTTTTTGCTGCCAATAATTATCGTTTATCTTGTATTTAAATATTATCCAATGTACGGAGTGCAAATCGCTTTTAAGGACTTTTCGCCGAGCCGGGGAATATGGGGAAGCGAATGGGTAGGCTTTCAGCACTTTATTGATTTTTTCGATTCCTATAATTTTTGGACAATTATGAATAATACGCTGACACTCAGCTTTCTATCGCTAATTTTTAGCTTTCCGGCTCCCATCATCATTGCAATTATGCTGAATCAAATGCTTGGCAAGCGATATAAGAAATTTATCCAGACCGTTATTTATGCGCCGCACTTTATTTCTACCGTTGTGCTGGTTGGCATGCTCCATGTTTTTTTATCGCCCAACAGCGGAATAGTGAACCACTTCATTGCCTGGTTAGGCGGGGAACCTATTCTGTTCATGGCTAACGAAGGTTGGTTCCGTCCCTTGTATATATTGTCAGGCATCTGGCAAGAGACGGGCTTCTCAACGATTATTTACCTGGCAGCTCTCGCGGGGGTTAATCCGGAATTACACGAAGCCGCGACGATGGATGGGGCAAGTAAATGGAAGCGGGTATGGAACGTGGATATCCCAAGTATTTTACCGACGATTGTGATCCTGTTGATTCTAGCACTCGGCAATATTATGAGTATTGGTTTTGAAAAGGCATTTCTGATGCAAAGCGATTTGAACTACGCTACCTCCAATATTATTCCAACCTATGTTTATGAGATGGGTATTCAGAAGGCTCAATATAGCTTTTCAACGGCGGTTGGCTTGTTCAATTCCATGATTAACATTGTCTTAATTGTGACCGTCAATCGGGTCGCCAAAAAAATGACGGAAACCAGTTTATGGTAG
- a CDS encoding carbohydrate ABC transporter permease, translating to MNELLKRKSRGDVWFDVINYTVLTVIMLLVLFPLYFVLIASFSDPNLIYSGEVWLFPKGFTLDGYVRIFNDSSIWIGYANSILYAGVGTLIGVAVTVFAAYPLARKNLVGKTFIMWFLMITMFFSGGLIPTYLLIKDLHMLNTIWALVIPGAGGVFNVIIVRTFFQSSIPDEMWEAASIDGCSNTKFFWSIVLPLSKSILAVMVLYHVVGFWNGFFDALIYLNDENKYPLQLILRNILVQNQVNSGMMVDVESYAAKMRVTELIKYGVIIVSSLPLLLLYPFLQKYFVKGVMIGSIKG from the coding sequence TTGAACGAATTATTAAAAAGAAAAAGTAGGGGAGACGTGTGGTTTGACGTCATCAACTATACCGTATTAACCGTAATCATGCTGCTTGTTTTATTCCCGCTATATTTTGTACTGATTGCCTCATTCAGTGATCCTAATTTGATCTATTCCGGGGAAGTATGGTTGTTCCCGAAGGGCTTTACGCTGGATGGATATGTAAGAATCTTTAACGATTCATCCATTTGGATCGGATACGCCAATTCCATTTTATATGCAGGTGTAGGGACCTTGATCGGCGTAGCTGTGACCGTTTTTGCGGCCTATCCGTTGGCGCGTAAAAATCTGGTGGGGAAAACGTTCATTATGTGGTTCTTAATGATTACCATGTTTTTTAGCGGTGGATTGATTCCTACGTATTTGTTAATCAAAGATCTTCATATGCTGAACACGATCTGGGCCTTGGTTATTCCCGGGGCTGGCGGTGTATTCAACGTCATTATTGTACGAACCTTTTTTCAATCGTCTATTCCAGATGAAATGTGGGAGGCTGCTTCAATCGACGGTTGTTCTAACACTAAATTTTTTTGGAGCATTGTATTACCTTTGTCTAAGTCTATCCTTGCAGTGATGGTGCTGTACCATGTCGTTGGCTTCTGGAACGGTTTTTTCGATGCTTTGATTTATCTGAATGATGAAAATAAATATCCGCTGCAATTGATCCTTCGTAACATTCTGGTCCAGAATCAGGTCAACTCTGGCATGATGGTCGATGTGGAATCCTATGCGGCGAAAATGCGGGTTACCGAGCTAATCAAATACGGTGTCATTATCGTATCCAGCTTGCCGCTGCTCTTATTATATCCTTTTTTGCAGAAATACTTCGTTAAAGGCGTAATGATCGGTTCAATCAAGGGTTGA
- a CDS encoding ABC transporter substrate-binding protein → MRSIIKGAGLLMLAGVIALSGCSGGGGSKNQAENLNVAVNFNKEGLPIVSEPVTLKIVSPKAALAPEYSQMEIFKRLEEQTNVKIDWENIPDTDYTEKKNLLLASGNLPDAFYGADFTDYELINYGKDGTIIPLEELIEQYAPNLKALFERRPDIKSSITAPDGHIYGLPTWEENNLGTNPFFHVINKRWLDKLGLKVPETLEEYTEALLAFKTQDPNGNGKPDEIPLSFMHMQWCMDIGGIFGAFGLPDNLEHRIVRDGKVIFTATQPEYKEALKYFHEKWYKQGLIDPESFTQDAAQYLAKGKTTDETLGSYIWWEVEEVVGPERSQDYVLLSPLKGPHGDQTIGRSNGGGPGRGAFVITKENRYPEITMRWIDQQYEPYMAAQIHWGPLDVVFKKDENGKLVNLSLPEGTSAGEFRQKVAPGSGGPGVITIEDFGKIVDLEPRAKQRSEDLEQYYNPYMEKENYPSIFFEPEELDKINKIESELIKYANTQRGKFIVEGGVDEKWDNYVKTLEKMGLNELMEIYQTGLDRYNETLK, encoded by the coding sequence ATGAGATCAATAATTAAAGGTGCTGGACTTCTAATGTTGGCCGGGGTAATTGCCCTAAGTGGATGTTCAGGTGGCGGGGGTTCCAAGAATCAGGCGGAAAATCTAAACGTGGCTGTAAACTTTAATAAAGAGGGTCTTCCGATTGTAAGCGAACCGGTGACGTTAAAAATAGTTTCTCCAAAAGCAGCGTTAGCTCCAGAATACTCTCAAATGGAGATTTTTAAACGGTTGGAAGAACAAACAAATGTGAAGATCGACTGGGAGAACATTCCGGACACCGATTATACAGAGAAGAAGAACTTGCTGCTGGCCAGCGGAAATTTACCGGACGCTTTTTACGGAGCGGACTTCACGGATTACGAACTAATCAATTACGGAAAAGATGGAACTATTATTCCGCTGGAGGAATTAATTGAGCAATATGCGCCTAACTTGAAAGCGCTTTTTGAACGCCGACCTGACATTAAATCATCGATCACAGCGCCGGATGGACATATTTATGGGCTACCGACGTGGGAAGAGAATAACCTAGGAACCAATCCCTTCTTCCACGTCATCAATAAACGGTGGCTTGATAAACTTGGGTTGAAAGTGCCGGAAACGCTAGAGGAATACACGGAAGCTTTGCTTGCCTTTAAAACGCAGGACCCGAACGGGAACGGTAAGCCGGATGAAATCCCGCTCAGCTTTATGCACATGCAATGGTGTATGGACATTGGTGGTATATTCGGAGCTTTTGGTCTTCCGGATAACTTGGAGCATCGGATCGTTCGAGACGGGAAGGTGATTTTTACCGCTACGCAGCCTGAATATAAGGAAGCTTTGAAATATTTTCATGAAAAGTGGTATAAGCAGGGCTTGATAGATCCTGAATCCTTCACTCAAGATGCGGCTCAGTATTTGGCAAAGGGCAAAACAACGGATGAAACGCTTGGTTCCTACATCTGGTGGGAGGTCGAAGAGGTTGTCGGGCCGGAGCGCAGTCAGGACTATGTTCTGTTGTCTCCATTGAAAGGCCCACACGGAGATCAAACGATCGGCCGCAGCAATGGCGGCGGTCCGGGAAGAGGTGCCTTCGTAATTACGAAAGAGAACCGCTATCCGGAGATCACTATGCGCTGGATTGATCAGCAGTATGAACCTTATATGGCGGCTCAAATTCACTGGGGCCCGCTGGATGTTGTTTTCAAGAAAGACGAGAATGGAAAATTGGTTAACCTTTCGCTTCCTGAGGGAACTTCCGCAGGCGAGTTTCGCCAGAAAGTAGCCCCAGGTTCAGGCGGGCCTGGCGTTATCACCATTGAAGATTTCGGTAAAATTGTTGATTTGGAGCCCAGGGCCAAGCAGCGGTCTGAAGACTTAGAGCAATACTATAACCCGTATATGGAGAAGGAAAACTATCCTAGCATTTTCTTCGAGCCGGAGGAACTGGACAAAATCAATAAGATTGAGTCGGAACTGATTAAATATGCAAATACCCAAAGAGGCAAGTTTATTGTCGAGGGTGGCGTGGATGAGAAGTGGGACAACTATGTGAAGACACTGGAGAAGATGGGTCTCAACGAGTTGATGGAAATTTATCAAACAGGTCTAGATCGGTATAACGAGACTTTAAAGTAA
- a CDS encoding PfkB family carbohydrate kinase has product MLDVVAIGEVLIDFTPADRTTGGNEQYECNPGGAPANVAVALARLGVRSALISKIGKDHFGSLLRDTLISCGVDVSALSDTDEANTTLAIVHLDDRGDRSFSFYRKPGADTLLRSSDIPVDKVENCRVMHFGSLSMTHEPARTATREAVLKAREAGILLSFDPNLRFSLWESKEEARQHILWGINHADILKISEEELYFITGTTDVEKGSLELQQQYDIDLIVVTLAEKGCYYRMAGHDGFVSGFQVESIDTTGAGDAFLGCLLYKILMAGTSLNQLTKQQMIHMLTFANAGGALVTTRKGAIQSMPTTNEINHMIHSNQQHNHDRFRPGFHFSPPAQWLNDPNGLVYYEGEYHLFYQHHPYSNKWGPMHWGHAISQDLVHWRHEPIALFPDEHGAIFSGCCVVDWNNSSGLFEGSHGLVALFTHADTCPETEQPRQRQSLAYSSDKGRTWHKYEGNPILVEHDLVDFRDPKVFWHSQSECWVMVIVAGDRVRFYRSENLREWSFSSEFGKGEGSHDGVWECPDLFELPVDGSGISKWVLIISIGDNPSCPEGSRTQYFIGEFDGYTFVNDNSPDHIKWLDYGRDNYAGVSWSDIPEQDGRRVIIGWMSNWKYANETPTEIWRGAMTLPRSLSLTNRGGDIVLIQMPVREIEQLRKECLSWNNVMVTPQIPFMQKTNDELLEIEADIDILSGDAVHIIMKSSEQSEIIIGYDPADQWLFIDRSKSGLTDFHPSFACKHGARVIPENGKIKLHIWLDRNAVEVYANNGLVALTDQIFPDAPIDQVGISTKSGQAVVNSLHIYALKSVHISQEMTDRMLWGDEA; this is encoded by the coding sequence GTGCTTGATGTAGTAGCTATTGGGGAAGTGTTAATAGACTTTACTCCGGCAGACCGTACAACGGGAGGCAACGAGCAGTACGAATGCAACCCTGGAGGGGCTCCGGCTAACGTAGCGGTTGCGTTAGCCCGTTTAGGAGTTAGATCGGCTTTGATTAGCAAAATCGGAAAAGATCATTTTGGTTCATTGCTACGCGATACTTTAATTAGTTGTGGTGTTGACGTGTCTGCGCTCTCCGATACGGATGAAGCGAATACAACGTTGGCTATTGTTCATTTGGATGACAGAGGAGATCGATCGTTCAGCTTCTACCGGAAACCGGGAGCGGATACATTGTTACGTTCGAGTGATATTCCAGTCGATAAGGTAGAAAACTGCCGAGTCATGCATTTTGGTTCTTTGTCGATGACCCATGAGCCAGCCCGAACAGCAACAAGAGAGGCCGTTCTCAAGGCTAGAGAGGCGGGAATCTTGCTATCATTCGATCCCAACCTCCGGTTCTCATTATGGGAGAGCAAAGAGGAGGCTAGACAGCATATCCTTTGGGGCATAAATCATGCCGATATCCTGAAAATATCGGAAGAAGAGCTTTACTTTATAACCGGGACAACGGATGTGGAAAAGGGTTCGCTAGAGCTGCAACAACAATATGACATCGATTTGATCGTTGTAACTTTAGCTGAGAAAGGCTGCTATTACAGGATGGCTGGTCATGACGGTTTTGTCTCGGGTTTTCAGGTAGAGAGCATCGATACGACGGGAGCGGGTGATGCTTTTCTGGGGTGCTTGCTATACAAAATATTAATGGCTGGAACTTCTTTAAATCAGCTGACGAAACAGCAAATGATCCATATGCTGACTTTTGCTAATGCCGGTGGTGCCTTAGTAACGACACGGAAGGGAGCTATTCAGTCAATGCCGACTACAAATGAGATAAATCATATGATCCATTCAAATCAACAGCACAATCATGATAGATTCAGACCGGGATTTCATTTTTCGCCTCCAGCTCAATGGTTGAATGATCCAAACGGGTTGGTTTATTACGAAGGGGAGTATCATCTATTTTATCAGCACCATCCTTATAGTAACAAATGGGGGCCAATGCACTGGGGCCATGCAATAAGCCAAGATTTGGTTCATTGGCGTCATGAGCCTATCGCTCTGTTCCCGGATGAACATGGAGCCATTTTCTCTGGTTGCTGTGTTGTTGATTGGAACAACAGCAGTGGATTGTTCGAGGGTTCTCATGGATTGGTGGCGCTTTTCACCCATGCGGATACATGCCCTGAGACCGAACAACCGCGTCAGCGGCAAAGTTTGGCTTACAGCAGCGATAAAGGCCGAACCTGGCATAAATACGAGGGGAATCCTATTCTCGTCGAGCATGATTTAGTTGACTTCCGGGATCCGAAGGTATTTTGGCACTCGCAAAGTGAATGCTGGGTTATGGTCATTGTCGCGGGAGATCGAGTTCGATTCTATAGATCAGAGAATTTGCGTGAATGGTCGTTCTCGAGCGAATTCGGCAAAGGAGAAGGCTCCCATGATGGGGTTTGGGAGTGCCCGGATCTCTTTGAGTTGCCTGTAGATGGCAGTGGGATTTCGAAATGGGTACTTATCATAAGCATAGGGGATAATCCCTCATGCCCAGAAGGCTCACGCACGCAGTATTTTATTGGAGAGTTCGATGGATATACGTTCGTTAACGACAACTCGCCAGATCATATTAAGTGGCTAGATTATGGTAGGGATAATTATGCAGGGGTATCTTGGTCAGATATACCTGAGCAAGATGGACGGCGCGTGATCATCGGATGGATGAGTAACTGGAAATATGCCAACGAGACACCTACCGAAATCTGGAGAGGAGCAATGACGCTGCCACGTTCATTATCATTGACCAATCGGGGTGGAGACATTGTCCTGATCCAAATGCCTGTTCGAGAAATTGAGCAGCTGCGAAAAGAATGTTTGAGCTGGAATAATGTGATGGTTACACCACAGATTCCTTTTATGCAGAAAACAAACGATGAGCTACTGGAGATTGAAGCGGATATCGATATTCTGTCTGGGGACGCGGTTCATATCATAATGAAATCCTCCGAACAGAGTGAGATTATTATCGGATATGACCCTGCGGATCAATGGCTATTCATCGATCGCTCGAAATCGGGTCTGACTGATTTCCACCCGTCATTTGCATGCAAGCACGGTGCCAGGGTGATTCCGGAGAATGGAAAGATTAAGCTGCATATCTGGTTGGATCGCAATGCGGTTGAAGTGTATGCAAATAACGGACTGGTTGCCCTGACGGATCAAATTTTCCCTGATGCTCCGATTGATCAAGTTGGAATAAGCACAAAATCAGGACAGGCCGTAGTAAACTCGCTTCATATCTATGCTCTTAAATCTGTTCATATTTCCCAAGAGATGACTGACCGGATGTTATGGGGGGATGAGGCATGA
- a CDS encoding GH32 C-terminal domain-containing protein — MNERRDDPGLMMYWAFDEGAGTSTLEGISKVQDDIQYVFNQAEFTEPCDPQWRPGVLGSGLSFDGYSTYITHSFEEGNAADNPEYLSALSIGVWVAPRSYEWGHERKLAAIVNRYDLDRKQGYLLGMFRHGTWSFQVGLEGGEWKELWSPDGYELPKNEWSYVNAVFDGNQGEMKLFLNGKEIASSTLPRGSRLAEAADTDLLIGKNNHSSMLSEVFSLHMFSGILDELMIYNRALNAEEVAAAYQYVLDSAHEGVQPQLKYDEIKLDRTPLLSDRHRPQYHVSPPAHWMNEPHAPIYFDGKYHLFYQHNPLGPFFHQIHWGHWVSNDLVHWRDLPVALAPEKDLLAPDGIWSGSATYDADGLPVLFFTAANDSASPNQSVALARSTYTMDGDSDLVHWVKHPEPLIVQKRGMGAFGDFRDPFVWKDDDGWFALVGSGIEGEGGAALAFSSQDMMNWVYKGPFFKADIQKFPYLGPIWELPVLLPLGSDKHGVNKHLLLVSPVGEGADVEVFYWIGQIDKQNLSFIPDEEEPQLIDVGDFHFTGPSGMVDPKTGRKIIFTIAQGDRTSELEYKSGWAHNGGLPLSVYLRDDGRLGIEPIQELQSLRGNQRISLRDKSMAEVNVLLKDVHGDMLEIQLEIEPGSAKQFGIKVRRTPEGEEETLLYYDSSQSMFLADRTKTTLHPGEKCGGIQGGKLELLGENLKLHIYLDRSMVEAYANGLKSLTTRVYPTRKDALGLEIWGDGDLFVKSLDIWNMQSIW; from the coding sequence ATGAACGAAAGACGAGATGATCCGGGCCTGATGATGTATTGGGCCTTTGATGAAGGAGCAGGGACGAGCACTTTGGAGGGGATATCCAAAGTCCAGGATGATATTCAGTACGTATTTAATCAGGCGGAGTTTACTGAACCTTGCGATCCGCAGTGGAGACCGGGGGTATTGGGAAGCGGCCTCTCGTTCGACGGTTACTCGACTTACATTACCCATTCTTTTGAAGAGGGCAACGCGGCCGACAACCCCGAATATCTATCTGCGCTAAGTATAGGAGTATGGGTAGCCCCGCGTTCTTACGAATGGGGGCATGAGCGTAAATTGGCCGCCATTGTGAACCGTTATGATCTGGATCGTAAGCAGGGATATCTGCTCGGTATGTTTCGTCACGGCACCTGGTCCTTTCAAGTTGGACTGGAAGGAGGAGAATGGAAGGAGCTGTGGTCGCCTGATGGCTATGAACTACCTAAGAATGAATGGTCTTACGTGAATGCTGTCTTCGATGGAAATCAAGGGGAGATGAAGCTTTTCCTAAACGGCAAGGAGATCGCATCTTCTACCTTGCCTCGGGGATCACGTTTGGCTGAGGCGGCGGACACAGATTTGCTCATCGGTAAAAATAATCACAGCAGTATGCTGTCAGAGGTATTCAGTCTCCATATGTTTAGTGGTATTCTGGATGAACTTATGATTTATAATCGTGCTTTGAACGCGGAAGAGGTAGCTGCTGCTTATCAGTATGTGCTGGATTCCGCCCATGAAGGAGTTCAGCCTCAATTAAAGTATGATGAGATCAAGTTGGATCGGACGCCTCTGCTTTCGGATCGGCACAGGCCGCAATATCATGTCAGTCCGCCGGCACACTGGATGAACGAACCCCATGCGCCGATCTATTTTGACGGGAAATATCATTTATTTTATCAGCACAATCCGCTCGGGCCGTTTTTTCATCAGATCCATTGGGGGCATTGGGTCAGTAACGATCTGGTACATTGGCGTGATCTTCCTGTAGCCCTGGCGCCTGAGAAGGACTTGCTTGCACCCGATGGGATCTGGTCGGGAAGCGCGACATATGATGCAGACGGCCTTCCAGTTCTATTTTTTACGGCGGCTAATGATAGTGCTTCTCCGAATCAGAGCGTCGCGCTCGCTCGAAGCACTTATACTATGGACGGAGACTCGGATCTGGTTCACTGGGTCAAACATCCGGAGCCCTTGATTGTGCAGAAGAGGGGCATGGGCGCATTCGGGGATTTCCGGGATCCGTTCGTATGGAAAGACGATGACGGTTGGTTTGCTTTGGTTGGGTCGGGGATTGAAGGCGAAGGTGGAGCAGCGCTGGCATTTTCGTCGCAGGATATGATGAACTGGGTGTACAAAGGGCCATTTTTTAAAGCGGATATTCAGAAGTTTCCTTATCTCGGACCTATTTGGGAGCTCCCCGTGCTTCTTCCATTGGGTAGCGACAAGCACGGGGTGAACAAGCACCTATTACTAGTCAGTCCAGTGGGAGAAGGTGCGGATGTCGAGGTATTCTACTGGATTGGGCAAATTGACAAGCAGAATCTCTCATTTATTCCCGATGAAGAGGAGCCTCAATTGATAGACGTCGGTGATTTCCATTTTACTGGCCCAAGCGGCATGGTTGATCCGAAGACCGGCAGAAAGATCATCTTTACAATAGCCCAAGGCGACCGAACATCTGAACTGGAATATAAATCGGGCTGGGCGCATAACGGTGGCTTACCGTTAAGCGTTTATTTACGGGATGACGGGAGGCTTGGAATCGAGCCGATTCAAGAGCTTCAATCGCTGCGTGGCAACCAGCGAATATCCCTTCGAGACAAGTCAATGGCTGAGGTTAACGTTCTGCTCAAGGATGTTCATGGCGACATGCTTGAGATTCAATTGGAAATAGAGCCTGGCAGCGCTAAGCAATTCGGAATTAAGGTCCGGCGTACGCCGGAAGGAGAAGAAGAAACATTGCTGTACTACGATTCGAGTCAATCAATGTTCTTGGCCGACCGAACGAAAACGACGTTGCACCCAGGAGAAAAGTGTGGAGGGATTCAGGGCGGCAAGCTGGAACTGCTAGGAGAAAATCTAAAGCTTCACATTTATTTGGATCGCTCCATGGTTGAGGCTTATGCAAACGGATTGAAAAGTCTCACAACCCGTGTATATCCCACCCGCAAAGATGCGTTGGGTCTTGAGATTTGGGGAGATGGGGACTTGTTCGTTAAATCTTTGGATATTTGGAATATGCAATCGATTTGGTAG